In Coturnix japonica isolate 7356 chromosome 9, Coturnix japonica 2.1, whole genome shotgun sequence, a single window of DNA contains:
- the SLITRK3 gene encoding SLIT and NTRK-like protein 3, which yields MMKPSSAETLHKGRMWWIILLSTIALAWTTPIPLIEDSEELDEPCFDPCYCEVKESLFHIHCDNKGFINISQITESWSRPFKLYLQRNSMRKLYTNSFLHLNNAVSINLGNNALQDIQTGAFNGLRVLKRLYLHENKLDIFRNDTFLGLESLEYLQADYNVIKRIESGAFRNLSKLRVLILNDNLIPMLPTNLFKSVSLTHLDLRGNRLKVLSYRGMLDHIGRSLMEIQLEENPWNCTCEIVQLKSWLERIPYTALVGDITCETPFHFHGKDLREIKRSKLCPMLSDSEVEASLGIPQLSSSKENAWPTKPSSMLSSFHFTASSVEYKTSNKQPKPTKQPRAPRPPPTPRGLYPGPNQPPVAAYQTRPPIPIICPTGCSCSLHINDLGLTVNCKERGFHNISELLPRPLNAKKLYLSGNLIQKIYRSDFWNFSSLDLLHLGNNRISYVQDGAFINLPNLKSLYLNGNDIERLTPGMFRGLQSLHYLYFEYNLIREIQPAAFSLMPNLELLFLNDNLLRTLPTDAFAGTSLTRLNLRNNHFIALPVAGVLEHLHAIVQIDLKSNPWDCTCDLVPLKQWLEALSSVSVVGEVVCASPERLADRDLRALELAALCPAALRPAAAAAAASPPAAAAPPPPAATGAAAYELPPPGAAVPLSVLILSLLVLFFSAVLVAAGLFAFVLRRRRRKLPFRGPRAEAADLGGVPLRCPRLCEEGGGGGGGGGGGGGGERSPEKAPPAGHVYDYIPHPVTQMCNNPIYKPREEEEEAAGGGGGGGGEAAELLRGGGERFSHAAAAGAAQEPGTNYRTLLEKEQEWSLAVSSSQLNTIVAVHPQHPAGGGLAAGPGAPGGAAAGGCGGGGGGGAPRDRERPPCAVGFVDCLYGTVPKLKELHVHPPGMQYPDLQQDARLKETLLFAAGKGFSDHQTPTSEYLELRAKLQTKPDYLEVLEKTTYRF from the coding sequence ATGATGAAACCTTCCTCGGCAGAGACGCTTCACAAAGGAAGGATGTGGTGGATAATTCTTCTAAGCACAATTGCTCTAGCATGGACTACACCCATTCCCTTGATAGAGGACTCGGAGGAACTGGATGAGCCTTGCTTTGATCCATGCTACTGTGAAGTGAAGGAGAGCCTTTTCCATATACATTGCGACAACAAGGGATTTATAAATATTAGTCAGATAACAGAGTCGTGGTCGAGACCTTTTAAACTTTATCTGCAGAGGAATTCCATGAGGAAATTGTACACCAACAGTTTTCTTCACTTAAACAACGCTGTGTCCATTAACCTTGGAAACAATGCACTGCAGGACATTCAGACAGGGGCTTTTAATGGGCTCCGGGTCCTAAAGAGGTTGTATTTGCACGAGAACAAATTGGACATTTTCAGAAACGACACTTTCCTGGGTTTGGAAAGTCTGGAATATCTGCAGGCAGATTACAATGTCATTAAGCGGATTGAAAGCGGGGCGTTTCGAAACCTAAGTAAATTGAGGGTCCTTATCCTAAATGACAATCTCATCCCCATGCTTCCCACCAACCTATTTAAGTCTGTGTCCTTAACCCACTTGGACTTGCGTGGGAACAGGTTGAAAGTGCTTTCGTACCGCGGAATGTTGGACCACATTGGCAGGAGCCTGATGGAGATTCAGCTGGAGGAGAACCCGTGGAACTGCACGTGTGAGATTGTGCAGCTGAAGAGCTGGCTGGAGCGCATCCCCTACACCGCCTTGGTGGGGGACATCACCTGCGAGACCCCCTTCCACTTCCACGGCAAGGACCTGCGGGAAATCAAACGGAGCAAGCTGTGCCCCATGCTGTCCGACTCCGAGGTGGAAGCCAGCCTGGGCATCCCCCAGCTGTCCTCCAGCAAGGAGAATGCGTGGCCCACCAAGCCCTCCTCCATGCTGTCCTCCTTCCATTTCACCGCTTCCTCGGTTGAGTACAAAACGTCCAACAAGCAGCCCAAGCCCACCAAGCAGCCCCGGGCACCCCGGCCGCCCCCAACGCCCCGTGGGCTGTACCCCGGGCCCAACCAGCCGCCCGTGGCCGCCTACCAGACCCggccccccatccccatcatctgTCCCAcgggctgctcctgcagcttgCACATCAATGACCTGGGCCTGACGGTCAACTGCAAGGAGCGGGGCTTCCACAACATCTCCGAGCTCCTGCCCAGGCCCCTGAATGCCAAGAAGCTGTACCTGAGCGGGAATTTGATACAGAAAATCTACCGCTCCGATTTCTggaatttttcctctttggatCTCTTACACCTGGGGAACAACCGCATCTCTTATGTGCAGGACGGGGCTTTTATCAACCTACCCAATCTCAAGAGCCTCTACCTGAACGGCAACGACATCGAGCGGCTCACCCCGGGCATGTTCCGGGGCTTGCAGAGCTTGCATTACCTGTACTTCGAGTACAACCTGATCAGGGAAATCCAGCCGGCGGCCTTCAGCCTCATGCCCAACCTGGAGTTGCTCTTCCTCAACGACAACCTGCTGCGCACTCTTCCCACCGACGCCTTCGCCGGCACCTCGCTGACCCGGCTCAACCTCCGCAACAACCACTTCATTGCGCTGCCGGTGGCCGGGGTGCTGGAGCACCTGCACGCCATCGTGCAGATCGACCTGAAGTCCAACCCGTGGGACTGCACCTGCGATCTGGTACCGCTCAAGCAGTGGCTGGAGGCCCTCAGCTCGGTCAGCGTGGTGGGCGAGGTGGTGTGCGCCAGCCCCGAGCGCTTGGCCGACCGCGACCTCCGCGCCCTGGAGCTGGCTGCGCTCTGCCCCGCCGCCctccgccccgccgccgccgccgccgccgcttcgccccccgccgccgccgcccctcCGCCGCCCGCCGCCACCGGCGCCGCCGCCTACGAGCTGCCCCCGCCCGGCGCCGCCGTGCCGCTGTCCGTTCTCATCCTCAGCCTCCTCGTCCTCTTCTTCTCCGCCGTGCTGGTGGCCGCCGGGCTCTTCGCCTTCGTGCTCCGCCGCCGCCGGCGGAAGCTGCCGTTCCGCGGCCCGCGGGCGGAGGCGGCCGACCTGGGCGGAGTGCCGCTGCGCTGCCCGCGGCTCTGCGAGgagggaggcggcggcggcggcggcggcggagggggCGGCGGAGGGGAACGCTCCCCGGAGAAAGCGCCCCCGGCGGGCCACGTCTACGACTACATCCCGCACCCGGTGACCCAGATGTGCAACAACCCCATCTACAAGCcgcgggaggaggaggaggaggcggcggggggaggcggcggcggcggtgggGAGGCGGCCGAGCTGCTGCGGGGCGGCGGCGAGCGCTTCTCCCACGCTGCCGCCGCTGGAGCCGCGCAGGAGCCGGGCACCAACTACCGCACTTTGCTGGAGAAAGAGCAGGAGTGGAGCCTGGCCGTGTCCAGCTCGCAGCTCAACACCATCGTCGCCGTCCACCCCCAGCACCCCGCGGGCGGAGGGCTGGCGGCGGGCCCCGGAGCTCccgggggggcggcggcgggggggtgcggcggcggcggcggcgggggggcCCCGCGGGACCGCGAGCGGCCGCCGTGCGCCGTGGGCTTCGTGGACTGCCTGTACGGCACCGTGCCCAAGCTGAAGGAACTGCACGTGCACCCCCCTGGCATGCAATACCCGGACCTGCAGCAGGACGCCAGGCTCAAGGAAACCCTTCTCTTCGCGGCCGGAAAGGGCTTCTCAGACCACCAAACCCCCACAAGCGAATACCTCGAGTTAAGGGCCAAACTCCAAACCAAGCCGGATTACCTCGAAGTCCTGGAGAAGACCACGTATCGGTTCTga